In Litorilinea aerophila, the genomic stretch CGACTTGTTCACGTCGGGATGGTATTTTTGGGCGAGCTTGCGAAAGGCTCGCTTCAGGGTGTCCTTGTCGGCCGTCCGGTCCACCCCCAGGACTTCGTAGTAATCACGTTTGCTCATAGTCCTCGACACCTCTTCCCAGGGTGTGTGCCCCGCAGGAGGGGCAACACCCTATTCCCAGCTGATAATCCAGGCGCAAAGCCCGGCCAATACCACCGTGGCCGCCACCAGAGCTGCCCATTGCCCGGGCAGGAAACCCACATGCCGGGCGCTGAAGTAGAGGATCAGGACCATGCCAACTGCCAGGATCAGCCAGTTGGAAAGCACAGGGTGACGGTTCCAGAAATGTTTCAATCCATTCATGAGTGCATTCACGCTTCCGCTTTGCCCAGCCGTCCGGCGTAGCGCCGGTGCAGATCCTGCCAGAGGGCGTCCAATTGGGCGTACAGTTCCTCCAGGGTGCCGTCGTTGTGGATCACCCGGTCCGCCTGGTTAACCTTGGCCGCCTGGGGAGACTGCATCCGCATGCGCTGCCGGGCGTGGACCTCGTCCATGCCCCGCTTCTCCCGCAGGCGCCGCAGCTGCGCCTCCTCGCTGGATGTGACTACCCAGATCTCATCACACAGGGTAGCCATGGATCCGGCTTCCAGCAGTTTGACGGCTTCCAATATGACGATTTCGTGGGGAACCTGTTCGATCTTTTGCCGGGTGAGCTGGTAGACGGCCGGGTGCACGATCTGTTCCAGACGGCCCAGGGCCGCCGGGTCGGCAAAGACGATCTCGGCCAGGGCCTGGCGATTGATGGTGCCGTCCTCGGCCAGGATGTGACGGCCAAAGGTCTGGAGGATGGGCTCATAGGCCGGCCCGCCGGGTTCCATGACCTTGTGGGCCAGTTTGTCCGCATCGATCACGTACGCGCCCTTGGCGGCCAGGTATTCCAGGAC encodes the following:
- the coaE gene encoding dephospho-CoA kinase (Dephospho-CoA kinase (CoaE) performs the final step in coenzyme A biosynthesis.), with the translated sequence TRNFCRGIYARLYEDEATQFMSATSLIIGLTGNIATGKSTVLEYLAAKGAYVIDADKLAHKVMEPGGPAYEPILQTFGRHILAEDGTINRQALAEIVFADPAALGRLEQIVHPAVYQLTRQKIEQVPHEIVILEAVKLLEAGSMATLCDEIWVVTSSEEAQLRRLREKRGMDEVHARQRMRMQSPQAAKVNQADRVIHNDGTLEELYAQLDALWQDLHRRYAGRLGKAEA